A region from the Gossypium hirsutum isolate 1008001.06 chromosome A08, Gossypium_hirsutum_v2.1, whole genome shotgun sequence genome encodes:
- the LOC107900850 gene encoding somatic embryogenesis receptor kinase 5 has translation MSLFLLFLLSLLPLSLSSPTELDLLLQIKASLDPDNRFLSSWTPYSDHCSTGSFDGVACNGQGRVVNISLQGKGLSGQIPPALGGLKSLTGLYLHFNALSGEIPKEIVSLSQLTDLYLNVNNLSGEIPPHIGNLTNLQVLQLCYNRLTGGLPTQLGSLHKLTVLALQDNRLTGAIPASLGDLGMLTRLDLSFNNLFGSVPVKLANAPMLKVLDIRNNTLSGNVPPVLKRLHAGFQYENNLGLCGVGFPNLKDCADSSKIYRSRPEPFKPNGLNQKNIPESADLPTECSKANCSSPSGSTKIGVVSGIVGVALVLTVAALFTFAWYRRRKQKIGSAFDSSDSRLSTDQVKEVNRRSASPLISLEYSSGWDPLDKGRSGNGFSQEVFESFMFNLEEVKRATQCFSETNLLGKSNFSAIYKGSLRDSSAVVVKCIAKTSCKSDESEFLQGLKILTSLKHENLVRLRGFCCSKGRGECFLIYDYVPNGNLLQYLDVKQGNGKVLEWSTRISIIYGIAKGIRYLHESRGSKQALVHQNLSAEKVLIDNRSNPLLLDSGLHKLVADDIVFSTLKASAAMGYLAPEYTTTGRFTEKSDVYAFGMIVFQILSGKRKITQQIRHAAETSKVEDLIDMNLEGKYSDSEATRLGRIALLCIHESPYHRPSIDNVIQELSALMSSC, from the exons ATGTCCCTCTTTCTTCTCTTCCTCCTCTCTCTCCTCCCCCTCTCTCTCTCTTCACCAACTGAACTTGACCTTCTCCTCCAAATCAAAGCCTCCTTGGACCCTGACAACCGCTTCTTGTCTTCCTGGACGCCTTACTCCGACCACTGTAGCACCGGTTCATTCGATGGGGTCGCATGCAACGGACAAGGCCGCGTTGTCAACATTTCGCTGCAAGGGAAAGGTCTCTCCGGTCAGATACCGCCGGCTCTTGGTGGACTCAAGAGCTTGACCGGTTTGTACCTGCATTTCAACGCGTTGAGTGGGGAGATACCCAAGGAGATCGTTTCTCTGAGTCAACTCACCGATTTGTATCTCAATGTCAATAACTTGTCCGGAGAGATTCCTCCTCATATTGGCAACTTGACTAATCTTCAAG TTCTTCAGCTGTGTTACAATAGGTTGACTGGGGGTTTACCAACGCAGTTAGGATCTCTACATAAGCTTACTGTTCTTGCTTTGCAAGATAATCGACTCACTGGTGCAATCCCTGCAAGTTTGGGGGATTTGGGGATGTTAACGAGGCTGGACTTGAGCTTTAATAACCTTTTCGGTTCGGTACCAGTGAAGTTAGCCAATGCTCCAATGCTCAAAGTGTTGGACATCCGCAACAACACCTTATCTGGCAATGTCCCACCAG ttttgaagaggctgcATGCTGGGTTCCAATACGAAAACAATCTTGGTTTGTGTGGTGTTGGGTTTCCTAACTTGAAAGATTGTGCGGATTCGAGTAAGATATATAGAAGCAGACCTGAACCATTCAAACCCAATGGCCTTAACCAAAAGAATATCCCGGAGTCTGCTGATTTACCAACTGAATGCAGCAAAGCTAACTGCTCGAGTCCATCCGGTAGTACAAAAATCGGTGTGGTCTCCGGCATTGTTGGCGTTGCTCTTGTGTTGACAGTTGCAGCACTTTTTACTTTCGCATGGTACCGTAGGAGAAAACAGAAAATCGGGAGTGCTTTCGATAGTTCAGATAGTCGGCTTAGCACGGACCAGGTCAAGGAGGTTAACAGGAGAAGTGCCTCGCCCCTAATTAGTTTAGAGTATTCTAGTGGTTGGGATCCTTTAGACAAAGGTAGGAGTGGGAATGGGTTTTCCCAGGAAGTTTTTGAGAGCTTTATGTTCAATTTAGAGGAAGTAAAGCGTGCGACTCAGTGTTTCTCGGAAACAAATTTGTTGGGGAAGAGTAATTTCTCAGCCATCTATAAGGGCTCCTTAAGAGATAGTTCTGCTGTTGTAGTAAAATGCATTGCCAAGACAAGCTGCAAGTCCGATGAATCTGAGTTTCTGCAAGGTCTCAAGATATTGACTTCATTGAAACACGAAAATCTAGTGAGGTTGAGAGGCTTTTGTTGTTCAAAGGGCAGGGGTGAGTGTTTTCTCATCTATGATTATGTCCCAAATGGAAATCTGTTGCAGTATCTTGATGTAAAGCAGGGAAATGGAAAGGTTCTTGAATGGTCCACCAGGATTTCCATCATATATGGCATTGCCAAAG GTATTCGGTATTTACATGAAAGCAGAGGAAGCAAACAGGCTCTCGTTCACCAGAATTTATCTGCAGAGAAAGTGCTTATAGACAACCGATCCAATCCCTTGCTCTTGGATTCCGGCCTGCACAAACTCGTTGCAGACGATATTGTCTTCTCTACGCTCAAGGCTAGTGCTGCAATGGGATACCTCGCTCCGGAATACACTACAACTGGCCGTTTCACCGAAAAAAGCGATGTGTATGCATTTGGTATGATTGTATTTCAGATACTAAGTGGAAAGCGAAAAATCACCCAACAGATCCGCCACGCTGCCGAGACGTCAAAAGTTGAAGATCTTATCGACATGAATCTTGAAGGAAAGTACTCAGATTCTGAAGCCACTAGACTTGGTAGAATTGCACTTCTTTGCATCCATGAATCTCCTTACCACAGGCCATCCATTGACAATGTGATACAAGAATTGAGTGCATTAATGAGCAGCTGTTGA